GCACGACACGTAGTTCAACCCAACCCGGTGGCAGAACTTCACCGACTCCGGTTCTCCGCCATGTTCGCCGCAAATGCCGACCTTCAGGTTCGGACGCGTCGAGCGGCCTTTCTTCACCGCCATCTCGACCAACTGTCCCACGCCCTGCTGATCCAGCACCGCGAAGGGATCCTGCTTGAAAATTCCCTGCTTCAGATATTCCGGCAGGAACTTATTGATGTCGTCACGCGAAAAACCGAACGTCGTCTGCGTCAGATCGTTTGTGCCGAAGCTGAAGAACTGCGCTTCCTGCGCGATCTCGTCCGCAACCAAAGCCGCACGCGGTAGCTCGATCATCGTTCCGACCATGTAGTCGACGCGCTTCTTCTTCTCGAGGAAGACTTCCTCGGCCACGCGTCGAACGATATCAGCCTGGTTCTTCATTTCCTTGATGCCCGTTGTGAGCGGGATCATGATCTCCGGCAGCGCCTTAATCCCCTTTTCGCTGGCGATGACAGCCGCCTCGATAATAGCCCGCGCCTGCATCTCCGTGATCTCCGGATACGTGACGCCCAACCGGCAGCCACGATGTCCGAGCATCGGGTTCACTTCGTGCAAGTCTTCCACGCGCTTCAACAGCGTGTGGAGTTCCTTTAGCTTGGGAGACTTCGGCTTCGTGATTTCCAGCTTCGCGATTTCCACCAGCAGGTCTTCGCGCCGCGGCAGGAACTCATGCAGCGGCGGATCCAGCGTGCG
This is a stretch of genomic DNA from Terriglobia bacterium. It encodes these proteins:
- a CDS encoding putative PEP-binding protein, encoding RTLDPPLHEFLPRREDLLVEIAKLEITKPKSPKLKELHTLLKRVEDLHEVNPMLGHRGCRLGVTYPEITEMQARAIIEAAVIASEKGIKALPEIMIPLTTGIKEMKNQADIVRRVAEEVFLEKKKRVDYMVGTMIELPRAALVADEIAQEAQFFSFGTNDLTQTTFGFSRDDINKFLPEYLKQGIFKQDPFAVLDQQGVGQLVEMAVKKGRSTRPNLKVGICGEHGGEPESVKFCHRVGLNYVSCSPFRVLTARLAAAQANLEEKSGVAAGQTR